A window of the Cetobacterium sp. ZOR0034 genome harbors these coding sequences:
- a CDS encoding AIR synthase family protein, which produces MKIGKLTISDLNDLIFKNIKNSNERILSAGEVGSDCAAIEVGDEVVYLSTDPITGTSTGLGKLAININCNDIATEGVSPTGIMLTILAPPHTQKEEIALIMKEAQEEADKLGVSIIGGHTEITAAVNKTIISATSIGIGKKSDFKKRETIVAGDRLIITKGVGIEGTGIIAFEKELELLDVFPKETIQFAKNLLDLTSVVKDGVVANKFSKGMHDVTEGGLLGALWESSCFYNLGLEISYDKIFIHQCTKEICKYFKIDPLKLISSGTMLMVVSEENSELLINELKKNGIEAFDIGVFTNSNEKVLIKNGERIKISSPESDELYKVI; this is translated from the coding sequence ATGAAAATTGGTAAACTTACTATTTCAGATTTAAATGATTTAATTTTTAAAAATATAAAAAATAGTAACGAAAGAATTCTTTCTGCTGGTGAAGTTGGAAGTGACTGTGCAGCTATTGAAGTTGGAGATGAAGTTGTTTATCTATCTACAGACCCTATAACTGGAACTAGTACTGGACTTGGAAAACTTGCAATCAACATCAACTGTAACGATATTGCTACAGAGGGAGTTTCTCCAACTGGTATAATGCTTACTATCTTAGCTCCTCCACACACTCAAAAAGAAGAGATTGCTTTGATTATGAAAGAAGCCCAAGAGGAAGCTGACAAACTTGGAGTTTCTATAATCGGAGGACACACAGAGATAACAGCAGCAGTCAACAAAACGATCATATCTGCTACATCTATTGGAATAGGAAAAAAATCTGACTTTAAAAAAAGAGAAACTATTGTCGCTGGAGATAGGTTAATCATAACTAAAGGAGTTGGAATTGAGGGAACTGGCATTATTGCTTTTGAAAAAGAGCTGGAACTTTTAGATGTTTTTCCAAAAGAAACTATCCAATTTGCAAAAAATCTTTTAGATTTAACTAGTGTTGTTAAAGATGGAGTTGTGGCTAATAAGTTTTCAAAAGGTATGCATGATGTAACAGAAGGTGGGCTTTTAGGTGCTCTTTGGGAATCTAGTTGCTTCTATAATTTAGGTTTGGAGATTTCATATGATAAAATATTTATTCATCAATGCACAAAAGAGATTTGTAAATACTTTAAAATAGATCCTCTAAAGCTTATTTCAAGTGGAACTATGCTTATGGTTGTCAGCGAAGAAAATTCAGAGTTACTAATTAATGAATTGAAAAAAAATGGTATTGAAGCTTTTGATATCGGAGTATTTACAAATTCTAATGAGAAAGTTTTAATAAAAAATGGTGAAAGAATCAAAATTTCTTCACCTGAAAGTGATGAGTTATATAAAGTTATATAG
- the rsmB gene encoding 16S rRNA (cytosine(967)-C(5))-methyltransferase RsmB, translating into MNIKQRVIGLLSEFEKGKYSNILLNEYFSKNNLSKGERGFITEVFYGVIRNDIYLNYQLEKRTKAVKKNWIKNLLKISIYQATFMESDDKGVAWEATELTKKKFGVPVSKFVNGVIRSYLREKDEEIQKLKEEDKLDLLYSYPKWFYDKIKKEYKENTEQVLISLKKVPYMSIRVNTLKYSEEEFETLLKTLKIDIIKKVDTIYYIDSGIVLHTDEFKDGKIIAQDGSSYLAAKILNPIAGEKVVDTCSAPGSKTAVLGELMNNTGEIYALDIHQHKIKIIEENLKKLGLTNVKAIKLDARKLKEQGQKFDKILVDAPCSGYGVLRKKPEALYNKNMANVNELAGLQYDILESAATTLKVGGDLVYSTCTIFSEENSDNVEKFLNNHKNFSVQKFEMPENVNGHFDKIGGFLIDYTEEILDNFYIIKLRKDFE; encoded by the coding sequence TTGAATATAAAACAAAGAGTAATTGGTTTATTAAGTGAGTTTGAAAAAGGAAAATATTCTAACATTCTTTTAAATGAATATTTTTCAAAAAATAATTTAAGTAAAGGTGAACGTGGATTTATCACCGAAGTTTTTTACGGTGTTATTAGAAACGACATCTATTTAAACTATCAATTAGAAAAAAGAACTAAAGCAGTTAAAAAAAATTGGATTAAAAATCTTTTAAAAATCTCTATTTATCAAGCTACTTTTATGGAAAGTGACGATAAAGGAGTAGCTTGGGAAGCAACTGAATTAACTAAAAAGAAATTTGGAGTTCCTGTTAGTAAATTTGTTAATGGAGTTATTAGAAGTTATTTAAGAGAAAAAGATGAAGAGATTCAAAAGCTTAAAGAAGAGGATAAATTAGATCTTTTATACTCTTATCCAAAATGGTTCTATGACAAAATCAAAAAAGAGTACAAAGAAAATACAGAACAAGTTCTAATTTCACTAAAAAAAGTACCTTATATGAGTATTAGAGTAAACACTTTAAAATATTCTGAAGAGGAGTTTGAAACTCTTTTGAAAACTTTAAAAATTGATATAATTAAGAAAGTGGATACTATATATTATATTGATTCAGGTATTGTTTTACATACTGATGAGTTTAAAGATGGTAAAATCATAGCTCAAGATGGTTCATCTTATCTTGCTGCTAAAATTTTAAATCCAATAGCTGGAGAAAAAGTTGTTGATACTTGTAGTGCACCTGGAAGTAAAACTGCTGTTCTTGGTGAGCTTATGAATAACACCGGAGAGATTTATGCTTTAGATATTCATCAACATAAGATAAAAATTATTGAAGAAAATCTAAAAAAATTAGGTCTTACAAATGTTAAAGCTATCAAGCTAGATGCTAGAAAACTTAAAGAGCAAGGACAAAAGTTTGATAAAATTCTTGTAGATGCTCCTTGTAGTGGATATGGAGTTTTAAGAAAGAAACCCGAAGCTCTTTACAATAAAAACATGGCTAATGTTAATGAGTTAGCTGGATTACAATATGATATTTTAGAATCTGCTGCAACTACATTAAAAGTTGGTGGAGATTTAGTTTACAGTACTTGCACTATATTCTCAGAAGAAAATAGTGATAATGTTGAAAAGTTTTTAAATAACCACAAAAACTTCTCAGTTCAAAAATTTGAGATGCCTGAAAATGTAAATGGGCACTTTGATAAAATCGGTGGATTTTTAATTGATTATACAGAAGAAATTTTAGATAATTTCTATATTATTAAGCTAAGAAAGGATTTTGAATAA
- a CDS encoding formate--tetrahydrofolate ligase has protein sequence MKTDIQIAQEANLLKISDIASKLNINEDYYDTYGKYKAKLNLSLLDELSTKKDGKLVLVTAITPTPAGEGKSTVTVGLTQALNRIGVSSVAALREPSLGPVFGMKGGATGGGFSQVIPMEDINLHFTGDFHAIGVAHNLVSACIDNHITQGNTLNIDNTKITWKRVVDMNDRNLRNIVVGLGGKLNGYPRQDSFQITVASEIMATLCLSNSLKELKENIGKIVFGYDYSDKPLTINDLKISGAVTALLKEAIKPNLVQTLENTPVIIHGGPFANIAHGCNSLLATKLALKLSDVAVTEAGFAADLGAEKFLDIKCRKGDLNPNCVVIVATVRALKHHGGAKVLNEENLDALKLGLANLDKHIENMKKFNLPVVVAINKFVTDTDNEVELIKAHCESLDAPVALCEVWAKGGEGGEELAKLVLQKIEENTANYKPLYDLELPIKDKISKICTEIYGANGVSFSAAANKTIKQLEELGYGNLPICMSKTQKSISDKANLLGRPTDFTVEIDTIKLAAGAGFIIAMAGGIIDMPGLPKVPAAELIDIDENGTITGLF, from the coding sequence ATGAAAACTGATATACAAATTGCACAAGAAGCAAACTTATTAAAAATTTCTGATATTGCTTCTAAGCTAAACATTAACGAGGATTATTACGATACTTACGGAAAGTACAAAGCTAAACTTAACCTTTCTCTATTAGATGAATTATCTACTAAGAAAGATGGAAAATTAGTTCTTGTAACTGCTATTACACCTACGCCTGCAGGAGAAGGAAAATCTACTGTTACTGTTGGTTTAACTCAAGCTTTAAATAGAATTGGTGTATCCTCTGTTGCAGCTCTTAGAGAACCTTCTTTAGGACCTGTTTTTGGAATGAAAGGTGGAGCTACTGGTGGAGGTTTCTCTCAAGTTATCCCTATGGAAGATATCAATCTTCACTTTACTGGAGATTTCCATGCGATTGGGGTTGCTCACAATCTTGTTTCCGCTTGTATTGACAACCATATCACTCAAGGAAATACTTTAAATATCGACAATACTAAAATAACTTGGAAAAGAGTTGTTGATATGAATGATAGAAATTTAAGAAATATTGTTGTTGGTCTTGGTGGAAAATTAAATGGATATCCTAGACAGGATTCTTTCCAAATAACTGTTGCATCTGAAATCATGGCAACTCTTTGTCTTTCAAACTCTTTAAAAGAGCTTAAAGAAAATATTGGAAAAATTGTATTTGGTTATGATTATAGTGACAAACCTTTAACTATAAATGATTTAAAAATTTCTGGAGCTGTTACTGCATTATTAAAAGAAGCTATAAAACCAAATTTAGTTCAAACTCTAGAAAATACTCCTGTTATCATCCACGGAGGACCTTTTGCTAATATAGCTCATGGATGTAACTCACTTCTAGCTACAAAATTAGCTTTAAAACTTTCTGATGTTGCTGTTACTGAAGCTGGATTCGCAGCTGATTTAGGAGCCGAAAAATTCTTAGATATAAAATGTAGAAAAGGAGATTTAAACCCTAACTGTGTTGTTATAGTTGCTACTGTTAGAGCTCTTAAACATCACGGTGGAGCAAAAGTTTTAAATGAAGAAAACTTAGATGCTTTAAAATTAGGTTTAGCTAATCTTGATAAACATATCGAAAATATGAAAAAATTCAATCTACCTGTTGTTGTTGCTATAAACAAATTTGTAACTGATACAGATAATGAAGTTGAATTAATTAAAGCTCATTGTGAATCTTTAGATGCACCTGTAGCTCTATGTGAAGTATGGGCTAAAGGTGGAGAAGGTGGAGAGGAATTGGCTAAATTAGTTCTTCAAAAAATTGAAGAAAACACTGCTAACTATAAACCTCTTTATGATTTAGAACTACCTATTAAAGATAAAATCTCTAAAATTTGTACAGAGATTTATGGAGCTAACGGAGTTTCTTTCTCTGCAGCTGCTAATAAAACTATTAAACAACTTGAAGAGCTAGGATATGGTAATCTTCCTATCTGTATGTCAAAAACTCAAAAATCAATATCTGACAAAGCAAATCTTCTTGGAAGACCAACTGATTTCACTGTTGAGATTGATACAATTAAACTTGCCGCTGGAGCTGGATTCATTATTGCTATGGCGGGTGGTATCATTGATATGCCTGGACTTCCTAAAGTTCCTGCAGCTGAACTTATTGATATCGATGAAAACGGTACTATTACAGGTTTATTCTAA
- a CDS encoding sigma-70 family RNA polymerase sigma factor has protein sequence MIRNEDILLAKQGDVESIEKIVAEYKNLIYMRNRTLFLKGAEREDLVQEGMIGLMKAIRSFDENRSACFSTFASLCIKRQIITAVKNYNSEKNRNLNSAMQGEGYSEIEELIRYNNPSLRYYTPEQIVIGKELMKLLKKFLKVNLSGLEKEVFSYMVKGYGYLEIAEELEKEPKAIDNSIQRIKKKVVIFLEKYNKS, from the coding sequence ATGATTAGGAATGAGGATATTTTGTTAGCTAAGCAGGGAGACGTAGAATCAATAGAGAAAATAGTCGCAGAATATAAAAATCTTATTTACATGAGAAACAGAACTTTATTTTTAAAAGGTGCAGAACGAGAGGATTTAGTGCAAGAGGGAATGATAGGCTTAATGAAGGCTATTCGATCTTTTGACGAGAATAGGAGTGCATGTTTTAGCACCTTTGCATCTCTGTGTATAAAAAGACAGATCATAACAGCGGTTAAAAATTATAATTCAGAAAAAAATAGAAATTTGAATAGTGCTATGCAGGGAGAGGGGTATTCAGAAATTGAAGAGTTAATAAGATATAATAATCCGTCACTAAGATATTATACACCTGAACAGATTGTTATTGGAAAAGAGTTGATGAAATTACTTAAAAAATTTTTAAAGGTAAATTTAAGCGGTTTAGAAAAAGAGGTATTTTCATATATGGTTAAAGGTTATGGTTATTTAGAGATAGCTGAGGAGTTAGAAAAAGAACCTAAAGCGATAGATAATTCAATTCAAAGAATTAAAAAAAAGGTTGTAATATTTTTAGAAAAATATAATAAAAGTTGA